From a single Miscanthus floridulus cultivar M001 chromosome 8, ASM1932011v1, whole genome shotgun sequence genomic region:
- the LOC136476033 gene encoding elongation factor 1-gamma 2-like, producing MALVLHAGSGNKNAFKTLIAAEYSGVKVELAKDFQMGVSNKTPQFLKMNPIGKVPVLETPDGAVFESNAIARYVTRLKADNPLYGSSLIDYAHIEQWMDFATTEVDANTGKWLYPRMGFYPYAAVTEESAIAALKRAFGSLNTHLASNTFLVGHSVTLADIVLTCNLYLGFSRILTKSFTSEFPHVERYFWTMVNQPNFKKIIGDAKQTEAVPPVPKKAAPAKEQKPKEAKKEAPKEAPKPKVAEKPAEEEEAPKPKPKNPLDLLPPSKMILDDWKRLYSNTKTNFREVAIKGFWDMYDPEGYSLWFCDYKYNDENTVSFVTMNKVGGFLQRMDLCRKYAFGKMLVVGSEPPFKVKGLWLFRGSEIPKFVMDEVYDMELYEWTKVDLSDEAQKERVNAMIEDQEPFEGEALLDAKCFK from the exons GTACTGCATGCTGGCAGTGGTAACAAAAATGCATTCAAAACACTAATTGCCGCGGAATACAGTGGTGTCAAGGTTGAGCTGGCAAAGGACTTTCAAATGGGTGTTTCCAACAAAACTCCACAGTTCCTCAAGATGAACCCTATTGGGAAG GTTCCTGTCCTGGAGACACCTGATGGTGCTGTTTTTGAGAGCAATGCAATTGCAAGATATG TTACTCGCTTGAAGGCTGACAACCCACTTTATGGATCTTCACTGATTGATTAT GCCCATATTGAGCAATGGATGGACTTTGCTACGACAGAGGTCGATGCAAACACTGGAAAGTGGTTGTACCCACGTATGGGTTTTTATCCCTATGCTGCTGTG ACAGAAGAATCGGCCATTGCTGCCTTGAAGAGAGCATTCGGTTCCCTGAacacccatcttgcatcaaacACATTCCTTGTTGGGCATTCAGTGACTCTTGCGGATATCGTTCTGACATGCAATCTTTATTTGGGCTTTAGCCGTATCTTGACTAAGAGTTTTACCTCAGAATTCCCTCATGTTGAGAGGTACTTCTGGACCATGGTTAACCAACCAAACTTCAAAAAGATCATTGGAGACGCGAAGCAGACAGAAGCTGTGCCACCTGTTCCAAAGAAGGCTGCTCCAGCCAAAGAGCAGAAGCCTAAGGAAGCCAAAAAGGAGGCCCCAAAAGAGGCCCCGAAGCCCAAGGTAGCTGAGAAACCAGCAGAGGAAGAGGAGGcaccaaagcctaagccaaagaatCCCCTTGATTTGCTTCCTCCAAGCAAGATGATTCTTGATGATTGGAAGAGGCTGTACTCTAACACGAAAACCAACTTCCGTGAGGTTGCTATTAAAG GTTTCTGGGACATGTATGACCCAGAGGGCTACTCCCTGTGGTTCTGTGACTACAAGTACAATGATGAGAACACTGTGTCCTTTGTGACCATGAACAAGGTTGGTGGGTTCCTGCAGCGGATGGACCTGTGCCGCAAATATGCCTTTGGCAAGATGCTTGTGGTTGGCTCTGAGCCCCCTTTCAAGGTCAAGGGCCTCTGGCTCTTCCGTGGCTCAGAAATCCCCAAGTTTGTCATGGATGAAGTCTATGACATGGAGCTCTACGAGTGGACCAAGGTTGACCTCTCTGATGAGGCCCAGAAGGAGCGGGTCAATGCCATGATCGAGGACCAGGAGCCCTTTGAGGGCGAGGCCTTGCTGGATGCAAAATGCTTCAAGTGA